From Brassica rapa cultivar Chiifu-401-42 chromosome A06, CAAS_Brap_v3.01, whole genome shotgun sequence:
CGGTTTCGAAGGCTCTAGCGACTTGTTCCTCCTCAGTGACATCGCATTTAATGAAATGTGCCGCTGAGCCAAGTTCGGTAGTGACCATACGACCAGCCTCCTCGTCTATATCTACAATAATGGCTTGAGCACCATGATTTACAAATTCCTCCGCCGTGGCCTTCCCTAGACCGCTTGCTCCGCCTGTTATGACCGCTACTTTGCCTTCTAACcttctaatatatatttgtgGAAAAATAATTCACGTTTTTAAACCAGAATATGAGATATAACTTTATTGATAAATTAAAGAACATTGATATAGATTTGACCTTGAAGAAGACGTTGAATATAGGAGAGTAGAGATAACTGGCTTGGAGTTGGAACCATTTTCTACAATGAGTTTGAAGTTTCTGCGAAGAGAAGACACAGAGAAGAAAATTGAAACGGAGACTAAttgtttaaataatagataactGAGAATCGACTATAATCAGCTCTTGTACCTTGTGAATGACCTCAACATTTTTCTTATTCCTCTTTTTAATCACTATGTGAATATGAATATGAGAATTTTGGGTACAAGAGGCTTAAGCTTTTTATCATGGGAAACAACGAGAGAAAAGGTTGTGAGAAGTTTAGAGAATATCTGCCAAGATCacatttcattaaaatatatttttaccctCTCTTTATTCTTCTATATTTGTTTAATCGCTAATGTTTAAACTTAAAGTGTCATTCGACTTTCCACATAGCGAACCTATGTGCATGTCTTTAGATATGATTTAGGTAGATTTTCGTTTGTAAAGTTCCTTTGATTTTTCTATAGATCAAATGACAATGAATAAATGTAATTTATGATGTTCAAATAGTTAATCTTACTATATATTTCTCTGAGTGTGAGGCTTTAGATAGTAACGCAATTAAATTAGAGTTTAAAGGTATCAAaactttatagtttataaaaaaattagacgATCAGCTATATAAAGTCGGGTCTGCATACACTTTCCAGTTTTCAATATTGTACATTTttcacatataaataaaataaatcttgGCTAATTTATACCCAAATAATGGAACTACAACTCCATCATTCTTTCTACCAATGTACTAACTCTATGGACTGGATAAGaattaaaaacaacaaaataaaaagaagagagaatctTGGATAAGACAGAGATTCTCAAAAAGCAAAAATCACTGGAAATTAGTTGACCAGAAAACCGAAAGATAAAAAGGAATTCAAATAAGAAAAAGAATTCATGTTAGTGGCCACTAACTTTGGTTGGGTAAGTTTTAATTAGTAAGTAATTAAAATTGGAGAGGTTTGTCTAGATATCAAGGGACAATAAAGGCAATAACGACACCGTTTTGCAGGCTTTACTTGCTCCACAACTCAAACCCCTCCTGACGCCTGGGTTTTAATTAAGATTAAGATAACTAATCAGTGTGAAATTATTGAGTAactaactaatttaaaaatgtagaagaaaaaatcaaaacaccttttgtTTTGTCATCTTGCGTATGGAAAGGAGACCGTCTTCAGACAACGCAAGCGTTATTACTCTGTCTACCTGTCTCATTTTATTACAGCCAACAACAGTGTTTCAGTATCTTTCTTTCTCACGTGGGTGCACGTGATTTTTGGATTCATCATGGGCGTAGCTGATCCGATAAAGCCCAAATAAAAATTCTTCATGGGCTGATCTCATTAAAGCCCATTAATATAATCGTAATTATAATGGCAAAGCTCGAAACAGAGCAAGGTTCCAACTCCAATGGAGCAAAACCCTAAAACAGAGAGGAGGAAATGGCGGTACACATGGGAAGCTCAGTCTCACTCTCCGAACCTTCGTCTGTTTCTTTTCGACTCCGAAACCAACCCTAAGAACCTCTGCAATAACCTCAATGTCTCTATTCTCCTCGAAAAATCTCAACTTCTCGTCACATGGAACGGTTCCGaagcagagagaagagaagatggtgtttctCTCCGTGTCCCTGTTCCTAGGGTGTTGCTAGATGCTGAATCCACTGTAAAGTTCAGAGCCTTGGACGATCACATCGAGGTTAGACTTGCTCTGTTACTCCCCGTTGATCATCCTCTAGTCTCCGATTTGGTGATTGATGGAGTAAAGTCTGCGCCTTTGGCGATGGAATATGATGTAAAGGCTCTGACTTTAATGGGAGGAGTTCATCTACATTGCAGGAAATGCTCAGTGAGGTTAACAAAGAGAGCCCTTTTTGAGTTCTCGGAGATGCCGTCTGTTAACTGGCGTGAGTCTGCTGATAATTGGTTTGGTACTTGTTGTTGTTCGTTTGGTGGGATTAGTGAGAAGATGGTGGTTAAGTATACTAACTCTTATGCATGCTCTAGTGGGTTGTGTCTGCTTAGTGCTACAACTGTTTTGCTTAGCGAGGATGATTTGATAGAGTGTGTCTTGTCTGATAAAGTTGGGACGGGTCGGGGTTGTGATCTTGGTGGAGTTGAATTGGGTTCTGGAAGAAGTGAGGTGGAAAGTGAGAGCCATGAGGATGGATGTGAGGTTGATGACTCGAGAGACAAGGTATCATCAGTTCCTGAATGTTGTGTACATGATGAGTCACCTGGCTCTAGTGAGAGTTTTGAGCTGGACCAGAGACTTACACTTGATAAGAAGTTTCTTCTTGATGGGTTTCTTGAGGATGTTTTCATGGCAAAGGCATCGAATGTATCCAAGAATGTTGATTGGATTGAGTTGGCTTGTCCAGAGTGTTCTTCTCCTCTTGGAGCCTATCCTTCTGGCTGCGGAAGCAATGATAAACCCATAGACGGTGGAGTTAGACTCTTCAAGTGCTACATTTCCACATCGTCGGCGACAGATGAATCCTCTGATGTTTTCAGGAGATACACATTGGAGAGAATGTTTACCAATCAGCTAGTGGAATGCGCCAAAGAAGAGTTATCGTTTCATGTGTTGGTCAAAGACTTAACCACCAAATCGCATCTGTTCCAGATTATCATCCTGAATCCGAACTCTTGGTCCTTGACTGGTCTGTGCTCGAGCCTAGATGAAGCAGGCTCCAAATTAGAGCTAAGCCCTATTGTGAAGGTTCTGTTCTCAGATTGCAAGAGCGCACTGGTGAAGAAGGTTGATGAAGAAGTTTACATTTTGAAGGGGCAAGGAGAGGAGTTGATAGAGCTACTTACACGTGCAAGCAAGTTTCTTCCATCTTCATGTGCATATCTTCAAGGCTCCCTTGTCTCATCTATGCATCTATGATATAATGAAACTTTCTTCACTATcttattctttttattaatgATTCACTGATGAACATGGATATAGTTCTTGTATGAGAATTGTTTTATTTACAATGTTTTCTTAAtagttttcttgtttatttatgttttcgttGGTCAGGAAATCAACTTAGAAACCAATATCCCTTGTTCAGTTCTCCATAAttgtatgttttatatatatatatatatatatttttaattgttttagaGAGAGAATTTGGGTTAGAACATGAATAATGTAGAAAGATAAATTTTCCCTAAAAAGAGGTTCTGATCATAGACCAGTTTTGGTGAGTTTGGCTGCTTCCCAAGACTCCTACAGAGGTCAGTTCAGATTTGATAGCAGATTTCTTCATCAACCGATGATTAAACAAGCTATCTCCCAGGCATGGAACAGTCCTCACCCTTTGGCTGGTGCATCAGTATCTCAACGGATTCGCCTTTGTCGTAAGGCTTTAAGCAAGTTAAAAAAGGAGAATTGCCTCAACTCAAGATGCAAGATTCTGGATATACAGAAACAGTTGGAGGCAGAACATTCATCTGATGCTCCTGATACCCATCGGTTACAACAATTGAAGATAAAACTGATGAGAGCTTATAACGATGAGCAGTCTTTTTGGAGCCAAAAATGCAGAGAAAACTGGGCAAAAGTGGGGgataaaaataccaaattctTTCATGCTTCAGTTAaagcaaatcaatcaaaaaaAGGTATTGAAAAGCTGGTGGATGAGAATGGTAGAGAACAAAGATCTGAAGCTTCTAAAGGAGCTGTTGCAGCGGAATATTTTCAGTCTCTTTTTACTtcgacaaatccttcagattttcagGACATCTTTCAAGGATTTCAACCGAAGGTTTCTCATTCAATGAATATGGAGTTGATAAAAGAAGTAACTGCAGCAGAAGTTAAGAATGCGGTCTTTTCGATCAATCCATCTAAGGCACCAGGAGCTGACGGAATGTCAAGTTTATTCTATCAACAATTCTGGGATGTGATAGGCAATCAGGTAACTGCAGAGGTCTGTAACTTCTTTCAGACCGGTTCGTTGCCTTCTGATTGGAATTATACTCAATTATGCTTAATACCCAAGAAGGTTAACTCAAGCTCCATGTCTGACCTTAGACCTATTAGCTTATGTTCTGTTCTCTACAAGATCATAGCTAAGATCATTGCTCAAAGACTGCGACCTCTATTGCCTCTTATTGTCTCTCCTTCGCAGTCTGCTTTTGTGTCAGAGAGAATCATCTTTGACAACATAATTATGGCCCATGAGGTGACGCATAGCCTATCTACTCATCCTTCCTTATCATCAGAATATATGGCTATTAAGTCGGATATGTCTAAGGCTTTTGATAGGGTTGAATGGAAGTTTTTGGAAGCGTTGTTAAAAGCCATGGGATTTCATCATCAGTGGATCATCTGGATTATGGCTTGTGTTTCTTCAGTCACATATTCGGTCTTGATCAATGACAAATCTCATGGTTTCATTGTCCCACAGAGAGGCTTAAGACAGGGAGATCCCTTATCTCCCTTTCTTTTTGTACTATGTACTGAAGCTCTTATTCATCTTCTGAATCGATCTTCTGCTTCTCATAAAATCATAGGGATGCAATTCTCTGCTTCTGGAC
This genomic window contains:
- the LOC103875274 gene encoding uncharacterized protein LOC103875274, giving the protein MEQNPKTERRKWRYTWEAQSHSPNLRLFLFDSETNPKNLCNNLNVSILLEKSQLLVTWNGSEAERREDGVSLRVPVPRVLLDAESTVKFRALDDHIEVRLALLLPVDHPLVSDLVIDGVKSAPLAMEYDVKALTLMGGVHLHCRKCSVRLTKRALFEFSEMPSVNWRESADNWFGTCCCSFGGISEKMVVKYTNSYACSSGLCLLSATTVLLSEDDLIECVLSDKVGTGRGCDLGGVELGSGRSEVESESHEDGCEVDDSRDKVSSVPECCVHDESPGSSESFELDQRLTLDKKFLLDGFLEDVFMAKASNVSKNVDWIELACPECSSPLGAYPSGCGSNDKPIDGGVRLFKCYISTSSATDESSDVFRRYTLERMFTNQLVECAKEELSFHVLVKDLTTKSHLFQIIILNPNSWSLTGLCSSLDEAGSKLELSPIVKVLFSDCKSALVKKVDEEVYILKGQGEELIELLTRASKFLPSSCAYLQGSLVSSMHL